The nucleotide sequence CTTTCTGGAAGAAGGCCGCGGTGAGCTGAGAGCTGGCTTATCACCAGCTTTTGCGGTTCCGATTGAAAGACCGCTTGAGGAAAAAGTAGAATTTGTCTTGGTTTTTAACATTTTCCCCTACTACTTGTTTAAGCTCGAACAGGCGGATGGACTGTACCAACTGACCCTGGAGGGGGTAAAAGAAAACCTGATTGTCTATGAGGCAGATCATTTGATAATCAAAGATATGGAGAGCAGGGAGATAGGTTTAGATGCGGCCATTCTGCTCCAATCCGATCTAAACCCTCACTATTTAGCAGTAACCCCTGCTGATCTTACACGCTCTTCTTATTCAATAGTCACAATGACTTTAGCGAAAGCTTCAGAGTAAAGGAAACCGCCGGCTGAGTTAGCCTCAACCGGCGGTATTTTTGTTCTAGCGGCAGCGCACCCAAACCAGCATTTCACCTGGGTCGCGGTTTGCCCAAGCGTAGTAGGGAATAAAGGTGAGCTTAACCGGCTGTGTCTCAAGGGATGCATTAACTCGATACAGGGTGTCGTCCCAGTTGGCAAGCTCACGTACGCCTTCGGCTGAGATGATCGCGATGCCATTGAGGAGATTCGGATCAAACGATACATCGAACTTTGTGTTTGCATTCAAGATGAGGTTGTGAAGGTCAGCTCCGTTATCTACTTCTTCGAGGCAGTAAACCAATGGCCCCCGCATTACCGCTTTTTTGCCGCTGTTAGCTCTTACCTTTGGATTAGCTGTAATCAGCACTGTTTCCATGGGAAAGTCGAGGTCTACAGTATCGCCATCAACCCAGACGCGGGTGATTTTCGCGTAGCCTTTGTCGCTGATGGTGTTCAAGTTCACCGCTTCGCCGTTAACCGCAATCTTAGGAGCGCTGCACCAGCCGGGAATCCGCAGGGCAAGGGTAAACTGCTCAGGTTTTGCCACCCTGAGAGTTAATTTAACCTTTCCATTCCAGGGCAGTTCGCTGTTTTGGGTGATCAATATGATCTGGTCTCCTAGTTCTATTTCTGCTGTTCCCCCGATATAGAGATTAGTATAGATTTCCCTCTCGTTTGTTTTGGTGTAGATATAACTGCCTAAGCTGGCTAAAAGCCTGGCGATATTCGGTGGACAGCAGGCGCAGCCGAACCAGGGCTGGCGCGTGACTTTAACATGACGCTGATCAGCTCTGTTGTGGCATGCTTCCGGCCAAACTTCGAGGGGATTGACGTAGAAAAATCTTCTGCCGTCTAAGGATATGCCTGATAAAGCGCTGTTATAAAGGGCGAGTTCCATCACATCGGCGAACTCGCTGTTCTGGATCAGTTTGAGCATGCGCTGAGCCCAAAAAATTAAGCCGATAGCAGCGCAGGTTTCACTGTAAGCACGATCGTTGGGAAGATCGTAGTCGAAGCTGAAGGATTCGCCGTGTGCTGATGCGCCGATACCACCGGTAATGTACATGCGGCGGCGCACCACATTCTGCCAGACCTCGAAGCAGGTTTCAATAAGCTCCTGATCTCTAGTGTAATAGGCGATATCAGCGACAGCCGTGTATAGATACACAGCCCTGACAGCATGTCCTT is from Bacillota bacterium and encodes:
- a CDS encoding glycoside hydrolase family 127 protein, coding for MEPKQVRIKDGFWSRYQELITNEVIPYQWRAMNDQIPDAPKSHAIKNLQIAGGSETGEFHGFIFQDSDVYKWLEAVAYSLMTHPDSELEQLADIVVEIIAKAQHPDGYINSYFTIAKPEARWTNLRDWHELYCAGHFFEAAAAYYQAVGNTQVLDTARKFVDYLLEVFGSNPEQIPGYPGHEEIELALVKLYQVTDDERYLQLSKFFIEERGRQPHFFDFESEQRDEKPAGDYRYWQAHLPVRKQTTAEGHAVRAVYLYTAVADIAYYTRDQELIETCFEVWQNVVRRRMYITGGIGASAHGESFSFDYDLPNDRAYSETCAAIGLIFWAQRMLKLIQNSEFADVMELALYNSALSGISLDGRRFFYVNPLEVWPEACHNRADQRHVKVTRQPWFGCACCPPNIARLLASLGSYIYTKTNEREIYTNLYIGGTAEIELGDQIILITQNSELPWNGKVKLTLRVAKPEQFTLALRIPGWCSAPKIAVNGEAVNLNTISDKGYAKITRVWVDGDTVDLDFPMETVLITANPKVRANSGKKAVMRGPLVYCLEEVDNGADLHNLILNANTKFDVSFDPNLLNGIAIISAEGVRELANWDDTLYRVNASLETQPVKLTFIPYYAWANRDPGEMLVWVRCR